The following DNA comes from Ricinus communis isolate WT05 ecotype wild-type chromosome 10, ASM1957865v1, whole genome shotgun sequence.
aattcaaatttcaaaagagGACGAAATCAAACTTTGCATCTGGactacatttataaatattcaaagtcagcttttattttagattactTAAAAGCATCAGAACATCTTTAAATAGAGTTGTCACGTTTCGAATTGCTGAGTTAAATTAACAACTAGCGTCGAGAACAAATACAGTTAAAGTCCATCATCTTTAACTACTTtgtgaataataataaacagaATTTAAAGAGAGAGTTTCTTTTCTCAATGTATGAACTTTGATTTTGGGTTTGCACATGTCctctaaaataaattcatttgacatgcataattaaaagaaaaagaatggaaaattgaaattttggaATCATACAAGTTCATATGGAACTCAAAAACATATAGTTTTCATCAGCATATGTATGTGATACAAACTAGCTCGCATAGATTCACCATACGCTCATCTGTGGTAAACATGCTACTACATCGCAACCTAAAACTACAATAAGAAGTAAGAAAGAAACGAAGTAACTccagaaaaaccaaaaaagaaaaaaagaagaaagacaaAAGCCTACCGTTCTAGGGTTTTCTAGTTAATCTTGAAAGAAGCAAACTCCTTCATCCATCTTCCAAACTCCTCTATCTTGAACTTGAGCAGTAAAATTTCCAGCTATGGAGATTCAAGAAGACGAGTGAttgatgaaaatgatgatCCTAACTACTTGTGATTTTCTTTAACTGAGGAAAGGGAAATAGGAAAAACTGAAGCTTGAACCCATGGTTAAGCACAGACCAGCAAAGACAATATCTATAATGGATTACTAGTAGAAGAAGAGCTAAAACTAGAAAGATCTGTCCATGCGGTACTACTCCAATACTGATCACTTCCTGGATTATTAATTCCCAAGAACTGCCTTGACAAATTAAGCTCATGGTTGTCTTCCATTTTCACTGAGGCGAATTGGGTAGTTAAAGAAGTTGATGTCCTTGGCCTAACCTGGCCTCCAATCCCACCACCATAACCAGATGGCTCAGCTCCACCCTCAAAAGGGTATAACCcagcagaagaagaaggatCTAACCCACCCAAGAATGGAAATTGCTGTCCTTGTTGCAACCTCCACTGCTCTAAACCACCCATTGACAAAAGAGAACCACCAGCAACACCACTACCTCCACCAAGACCAGTACTAGCTAAAGCACTCCCTATCTGAAAATTCAAGTCACTAGTTCCTCCAACAGGTGCTGAAAGGGCACCATAATTTAACCCAATATCACATGGAGCATATTCATTAAGATGATGCAGAGGAGCCATGAATCTCAAAGGTGGAACCTGTGGTCCAAGACCTAAAATATCACTGGTTCCACTGGAAGACAGAGTGCTTGAAGTACCGGAGGCTGTTTGGCGATCACTACTGACAGGAGATTTGGAGCTGCTGCTTCCTTTGCTTCTCTTGTTCCTCCTGCAACCACCACCAACAGGGACATTTCTTAGGGCACCACCTCTTGTCCAGTACCTTCTACAGGTTTTGCAAAAGTGCCTAGGCTGTGTGAGACTATAGTTGTTGAAGTAGCAAAACTTAGTGTTTGTTGATTCGCATCTTGGACATTTTAATGCTGCCTCTGGCATAGGTATGTTAGCCAAGCGAGCTCGATCCGCCATCGAACCTGGCCGGATCGAGCCAGCACCACCACTTCCAtgaggtggtggtggtggaggaggaggaggaggaggtggAGGAGTAGGAGGAATAAGGTGAGCATTTGCACCGGTACTTGCGCCAGGttggtgatgatgatgatgatgatgatttggTTGCTGTaaaatagagagaaaaaaagatataaatataaaagccGAAATCAAATATCTggtatattcaaaataaagatagaagaaaacaaaagtaaacaagaatatttatcttttgaaatttttccCTTTAggcaaagaaaaatttaagaaccaaaagaaaaaagagagagagaaattgaAGAAACCCTTACTCGTTGCTGCCAGTTGGCTGGATCAAGATAAGCtggaagagaagaaaaaaccATGGTTCTTgatctttctctttttgtaaAGGTTGtttgggttgtttttttttttttttgtttctctttgaGGGTGAGATAATACAAGTGGAGAATCACATCAACAAGAGGgagtggtttttttttttttttttttttgtggttTTGCAGagacaagagaaagaaagcaagaaagaaaagagtgaAGGTGGAATGAGGAGAAGAATAAAGGAGGAGGGTGGGGAGGGGACTTTATacttaatttatatgtaattgtgtattttatgGGTTATATTACCATACacatataaattagtaatttggTCCTTTGGTAAACTTGACtgcttttgttttatatataaaaattgctTTTTAGGGTTCAGAGAAGCTGATGTTTCTTAACCCATAAGCTTCTTTATGATTCTTTTGTGGGtttgagaaaaagagaattagtgccatcctctctctctctcttgcaTGGAAAAAGTTCTGCCTGTTTGTCTTTGTATATAGTATGATTTACTTAGTGGGTActcaagagagagagagaggggatTAGTAGCTAGCTTATTAGCAGTATTTTAATTGGGTTgtgatttaaattataattaaaaacattatGATTAATTTAACAGCATGTACCtaacaaatattttgaaattaaatcttaaatgtgtaattgtattaaaaaatttaaaataatattttaccactcttacaaattaaaccaagatatcttaaaagaaaacattagGGTTAAGATAAAAGAGATgtcaattaaaagaaagaagccCCTTCTGTTCCTTATcgtgtctctctctctctctctctctctctctctctctctctctccagtTTGCATGGGAATATAATATACTAATATACAGATCATTGCTCGGCCTACACATGCTACACTCCCTATGAGCGCGTGGTTACACTCACAAACATGGTGGATGGTGATAGGCTGATCGCCATTGGACTTTGGTCCTCCTCCTTAGTTCGTTAGGATGCAAAGATGTGAATCTTGGCTTAATTAAACTCCGTCCATCGTGTCATTTGACTAAATTAGTTACATACTAACAcatcataaatataattaacaataatatCTTTTGCTACTATATAACTAGTTGACGAAAAATAATctatagaaaatttaaaaacaatctATTAAATAAGGACCAATTAAACctattctttaattaaatacCCAATAGCAATTCCAATTATAAATACTGATGACGTGTACAATTTATGAGATCATTAACTCTTTTGTTTTCAATATGAAAacatcaataattttattgtattatttgtgctcttataaaattactatttatgcgtatttaattcatatatataattgcattaatatattctttttagtttattttattaattgagttagattaaaattctaattcaaaatctctatattgataaagaaaattatagagTTGGAAACATTAACAAAATCATAATCAGATAATATGAAAGGATAAGACCACAGAATAATGTACCTTTGACAATGACATATATAAGGATGAAGAGAATAACAGCATTTCATGAGCCTAACTTAACAAGCCTAGCCCATTTTTTCAATTTGGCGCaagcaatttttatttattaaggaatttttaaaaaatatattaaaataaataaatgttccaaatataattttttaatttttttttaaatcttactATATGGTCCTTCTTCagttgtttttaatttatttttatgtttttcaatTGTTCTAActaaaaacaatataaaaaacCAAAAGTCAACAGAAATcctaaatttgaaaaaaatatttaaaatacatatttttaatattctattgcagtagaaatgcaaaaaaaaataaaaactataaatttgataagtagagcaaaaaaaaaacatacaaGTATTTCTCacattttttcaattattattattattattgagggttaaatattatttatctcGGAGATTTGGTCTAATATATAACTTGGtttctgtattttttattatagtaaAACCCCCTTTTGTATTAGTTCAAGGACAAAACTGGtgatttaatattacaatttgatccttaaacttattatcaagtatcaaaATCGTccagaattaattttattatcaaatatagtaaaattttattcttagaACAAGTTAAtcttagtatttaattaaaataataaatttaatattttttaacttgtttatatcttttattcttttagtatattttaattttaagaaatttaaatgtattaaaaacactttattaaataactatgtagtttaatttaaaatttttaaataaaataaatagtttaaagttattatttttattagacactaaaattaaactatatcaaaaataataattttacttgTATTAATCTTATTTGAATGGTTGACAAACGATTTCATTTTTAACATACAAGATTATCATGATTTTTTTCACTGAAGTGAATGTTGTCAATTTggtgtttaaattatttcactAGATTAAGacatatttgtttaatttaatttttacttcttatatagtttaactataatatataataaaaataataatagaatgatattatttaactagaaatatttattttatattaataactaaaattaatatatatagtaatttaatgatattattgtaattgtaaatagttttagaatatttaaatttgctttgtattaaaaaaattagagcaaagaagaagaatattaaatctattattttagttaaacattaaaattaacttatgctaaaaatagatttttaatataatttgataatcaaattaattctGGACGAATTTGGTACTTGAAAATAAATTCGATgatcaaattgtaatattaaattactaatttagtTCTTAAACTAATACGGAAAGAGataataattagtattatgaaaattgaaagaatttaaaaaatatggaCTGACTCATATATTAGATCAAACCACAACGGGCAATAGTATTTAACCCTTATTATTAATGCAGTCTACCAAAACCGTAaatttgaaaggaaaaaagtaaaaaaaaaaaaaacactatattttttaatattttaacatagtaagaaaaaaaaaaagagtatttcTCACATTTTTCCAACTATTATTAATGCATGTTCATCAGAAGTGCAACTGATCCAGCcttgtttattcttttgagGGATATAAATTCAAAACTGAAAAGAGCAGCTGCAACCTCAACCTTCATGCAGCAGTGGGCATCAGTTATTTAGAAGACATCAGTTATCAACTCCAACAGTTTGGGGATTCATGTTTTCCTGAATcacaaacaaaataatagtGTATCACAGTTAGGGGGTTTCACTGATTCTGAAGCTTTAAGTAGGAGAAttggacaaaaagaaaagaaaaaaggaaacaactCTCAATATTTGATGATCCATTTCCATGTTAAGTATGGTCATGTAATTATAAAAGCTATGGAAAATGCTCAAATGAGATTATTTGGCAagagtaattaaataaacccaTAGCAATCACCAATGGTTGTTTCATTCGTATGTTTCCCATAGAGAACAATCTTGAGTAGATTTAACCAAAATTTTACTTTAGGccataaaaatatcttaaaaaaagtttaatcactaaataaatccaaacttctttttcgcTTATTTCTCAATCTTAGACAATTCTATCTTAACCtcttaatttctataatttgaAAAACTTGATTTCAATTGTATCCAAACCTcttaattttaacaattttattttaatttaaaaacttaatttcaATTGTATCCAATTTGGTTAAAttgagattttaaattttgaattgtgTACATAATTGACGTGTCcgacaaataaaaaaagaaaaaaatattttcaataatctCATTGCTTATTCGACCTACTGCAATCCTGTcttaatttatgaatctctAAAAATGCCTTTCTTcactcaaaaaattaaaattttaaactgatagcgaagaaaaaaaaagactttaaaaattatctcctcttttttattacttttcatacaaaaaataacataaataattaaaaaaatttattcttttccaaACAGCAAACACATCAACCTAATTTATCCTAGATACaattgaaatcaattttttaaattaagataaaattgtcaaaataaaatatttgggtaaatttagaaaaacgCAATTCAGACTTCAATTTTGGACATTGCGGCTTTTCTTTTTAGGCTAAAAGACTAAATAAACTCAAATAACATATTAGTTTCCAATAGAATATCAACACTGTATCATTAATGCATA
Coding sequences within:
- the LOC8279572 gene encoding dof zinc finger protein DOF2.4, which encodes MVFSSLPAYLDPANWQQRQPNHHHHHHHQPGASTGANAHLIPPTPPPPPPPPPPPPPHGSGGAGSIRPGSMADRARLANIPMPEAALKCPRCESTNTKFCYFNNYSLTQPRHFCKTCRRYWTRGGALRNVPVGGGCRRNKRSKGSSSSKSPVSSDRQTASGTSSTLSSSGTSDILGLGPQVPPLRFMAPLHHLNEYAPCDIGLNYGALSAPVGGTSDLNFQIGSALASTGLGGGSGVAGGSLLSMGGLEQWRLQQGQQFPFLGGLDPSSSAGLYPFEGGAEPSGYGGGIGGQVRPRTSTSLTTQFASVKMEDNHELNLSRQFLGINNPGSDQYWSSTAWTDLSSFSSSSTSNPL